In Paracoccus aerodenitrificans, the following are encoded in one genomic region:
- a CDS encoding RNA polymerase sigma factor, translated as MAQNANLSQEQKSGESPRDELVDHLPALRAFALSLTRDGASADDLVQDTIVKAWTNIDKFQAGTNLRAWLFTILRNTFYSARRKTKREVSDADGIHAARLATRPEHDGRLALNDFRAAFEKLPDEQREALILVGASGFSYEEAAQMTGVAVGTVKSRANRGRRRLAELLHLEDGEELEMTDRATLAAMASNAPVMR; from the coding sequence ATGGCTCAGAACGCCAATCTTTCGCAGGAACAGAAATCCGGCGAATCTCCTCGTGACGAACTGGTCGATCATTTGCCCGCTCTGCGTGCCTTTGCACTCTCCCTGACTCGTGACGGTGCGTCCGCCGACGATCTGGTACAGGATACCATCGTCAAGGCATGGACGAATATAGATAAGTTTCAGGCCGGCACGAATCTGCGCGCCTGGCTGTTTACCATTCTGCGGAACACATTCTATTCCGCACGCCGCAAGACCAAGCGCGAAGTATCGGATGCGGATGGTATCCATGCCGCGCGGCTTGCGACAAGGCCGGAACATGACGGGCGGCTGGCGCTGAACGATTTCCGCGCTGCTTTCGAGAAGCTTCCCGATGAACAGCGCGAGGCGTTGATTCTGGTCGGCGCGTCGGGGTTTTCCTATGAGGAAGCCGCTCAGATGACCGGCGTTGCCGTTGGCACGGTGAAATCCCGCGCGAACCGGGGCCGCCGCAGACTGGCCGAGCTTCTTCATCTTGAAGACGGCGAAGAGCTGGAAATGACCGACCGCGCGACGCTTGCAGCGATGGCGTCGAACGCCCCCGTCATGCGCTGA
- a CDS encoding NepR family anti-sigma factor has translation MEPLHPLAVERRAHKIVGINKNMTSKRDERKKTALDKQIDDNLKRVYEQDSEQEVPDRFLALLEKLREQE, from the coding sequence ATGGAACCTCTTCATCCTCTAGCGGTTGAGCGGCGTGCGCACAAGATTGTCGGGATTAACAAAAACATGACGAGCAAGCGGGATGAACGCAAGAAAACTGCTCTGGACAAGCAAATCGATGATAACCTGAAGCGAGTCTACGAACAGGACAGCGAGCAGGAGGTCCCCGACCGGTTTCTTGCGTTATTAGAAAAACTGCGCGAGCAGGAGTAA
- a CDS encoding response regulator codes for MSSAELAKSIGRELPFLRRYARALTGSQTAGDNYAAAALEAILADRSVMDGLDPRVGLFRAFHALWESSGQPISEADGGERGQRAQAHLSKLTPNSREALLLNSIESLRFDQIGEIMGIDAAEAEELVRIAMDEMSQSVRGKVMIIEDETIIAMDLKGIVQAMGHEVTGIARTHSAAVQLASEQRPDLILADIQLADGSSGIDAVNELLGSLGELPVIFITAFPERLLTGDRPEPAFLISKPYSEDQVSSALSQAMFFASTEGLGAS; via the coding sequence ATGTCTTCTGCCGAGCTTGCCAAGTCTATCGGACGTGAACTTCCGTTCCTGCGCCGCTATGCGCGCGCCCTTACGGGCAGCCAGACCGCCGGCGATAACTATGCCGCGGCGGCGCTAGAGGCAATTCTTGCAGATCGCAGCGTCATGGATGGGCTCGATCCCCGCGTCGGCCTGTTCCGGGCATTTCACGCCCTCTGGGAATCCAGCGGCCAGCCCATCTCGGAAGCCGATGGCGGAGAGCGTGGCCAGCGTGCACAAGCGCATCTGTCGAAGCTGACCCCGAATTCGCGTGAGGCATTGCTTCTGAACTCGATAGAAAGCCTGCGCTTCGACCAGATTGGCGAGATCATGGGAATCGACGCTGCCGAGGCTGAAGAACTTGTCCGTATCGCAATGGACGAAATGAGCCAGTCAGTGCGCGGCAAGGTCATGATTATCGAGGATGAGACAATCATCGCAATGGATCTTAAAGGGATCGTGCAGGCGATGGGCCACGAGGTAACCGGGATCGCCCGTACGCATTCCGCCGCTGTTCAGCTTGCATCAGAGCAGCGCCCGGATCTGATCCTTGCCGATATCCAGCTTGCGGACGGATCCTCCGGTATCGACGCCGTGAATGAGCTTCTGGGGTCTCTGGGCGAACTGCCGGTGATCTTCATCACTGCCTTCCCCGAGCGCCTGCTGACCGGGGATCGGCCCGAACCCGCATTCCTGATCTCGAAACCCTACAGCGAAGATCAGGTCAGTTCGGCGCTGAGTCAGGCAATGTTCTTCGCGTCAACCGAAGGGTTGGGCGCAAGCTGA
- a CDS encoding THUMP domain-containing class I SAM-dependent RNA methyltransferase, translating into MSDFGIFLVATPGLEKPLADEARELGFADPVIVPGGVETRGNWPEIWRANLTLRCATRVLVRFAEFRAMHLAQLDKRARKLPWADILRPDLPVRVEASCRKSRIYHAGAAAQRIERAIREELGAPISKDAITVIKLRIEDDLAVISLDSSGESLHKRGYKEAVAKAPMRETMAAAFLRECGFTEEEPVFDPMCGSGTFMIEAAERSAGLLPGRGRGFAFEQFASFDPDIWARMKSETAPVVPACRFGGADRDPGAVRMSQANAERASVAEWCSFAQGAVEDAMPPSGPPGLVIINPPYGARVGNKGPLFALHARMGEVLRSRFQGWRVGIVTSEPGLAKATALPFKPPGPIVAHGGLKIRLYQTGPL; encoded by the coding sequence CTGAGCGATTTTGGTATTTTTCTGGTTGCGACGCCGGGGCTGGAAAAGCCTCTGGCCGATGAGGCGCGGGAGCTTGGTTTTGCTGATCCGGTAATCGTTCCGGGCGGGGTGGAAACAAGGGGGAACTGGCCCGAGATCTGGCGTGCAAATCTGACGTTGCGCTGCGCGACACGGGTGCTGGTCCGGTTCGCGGAATTTCGCGCCATGCATCTTGCGCAGCTTGATAAACGGGCCCGCAAGCTGCCCTGGGCCGATATTCTGCGGCCAGATCTGCCTGTCCGGGTCGAGGCAAGCTGCCGGAAATCGCGTATCTACCATGCAGGCGCGGCAGCGCAGAGGATCGAACGCGCCATTCGCGAGGAACTGGGTGCGCCGATCAGCAAGGATGCAATCACCGTCATCAAGCTTCGCATAGAGGACGATCTGGCGGTTATCAGCCTGGATTCCTCGGGAGAGAGCCTGCATAAGCGTGGGTATAAAGAGGCTGTCGCGAAGGCTCCGATGCGTGAGACGATGGCGGCGGCGTTTCTTCGGGAATGCGGTTTTACCGAGGAAGAGCCGGTTTTCGATCCCATGTGCGGCTCTGGGACATTCATGATTGAGGCTGCGGAACGCTCGGCGGGATTATTGCCGGGCCGGGGCAGAGGGTTTGCATTCGAGCAATTTGCCAGCTTCGATCCGGATATTTGGGCCAGGATGAAATCCGAAACAGCGCCTGTCGTGCCCGCCTGTCGGTTTGGCGGCGCCGACCGCGATCCGGGTGCCGTTCGGATGAGTCAGGCGAATGCAGAGCGTGCCAGCGTTGCGGAGTGGTGCAGTTTTGCGCAAGGCGCGGTTGAGGATGCCATGCCACCTTCGGGGCCTCCGGGACTGGTTATTATCAACCCTCCTTATGGGGCGCGGGTCGGCAATAAGGGGCCGCTTTTCGCGCTTCATGCGCGGATGGGTGAGGTGTTGCGCAGCCGGTTTCAGGGCTGGCGCGTCGGTATCGTGACCTCAGAGCCCGGTCTGGCTAAAGCGACCGCGCTGCCATTCAAGCCACCCGGTCCGATCGTCGCGCATGGCGGGCTGAAGATCCGGCTGTATCAGACCGGCCCGCTCTGA